From Pungitius pungitius chromosome 9, fPunPun2.1, whole genome shotgun sequence, one genomic window encodes:
- the cc2d1a gene encoding coiled-coil and C2 domain-containing protein 1A yields MSRSRNPPPRGQGAARAKQMGLLLDLSPGGGMDDEGNDEELEAELLNLVGGGGGRSQGKKGDGRAPVPMADIERMAALCMKNLDDEEMGDEDLEDDEDLLAELNEVLEDEEQTPPPTPPAITPTVPKVRVISHSSLPAAPGGATELESLLLERIEMYKAAISNAKAAGDASKVRRYDRGSKTLQFMLTSVRKGQPVNKEEIPPPVALGGKPSITDDSESIREERELPGPTLMPSPPTNQKPLREAAPAAPNMKPLHLTVPPKPTAALTPGTPVMSPLTPGHPNPQHSELKQAVLSRQREYKIAAMHAKQNSDIDRAKQHYLTAKKLDILVEALDRDEPVDLRLLPLPPGDVVAEHCAPPPPQSSSNPAAPAAPAPTLEAAANRPAPSTLAEALQQRMDTYKSAAEGAKSKGDDRKARMHQRIVKQYQDAIRAHKAGRPVDLSELPVPPGCPPLQGSEGGQQNFMGVLETAMKIANQDAAAEDEEEDEQNEAAKPAVRPPAQKAKSPAPQAPGGSSALKLGPRAQHQLDFLLLRRQAFMRAALRSKQMKDMTGAAQHLRHAKGLEHMVTAAKSGLPVDITKIPSAPVSEEDYSLARSRTSPLSSRSSEQYHGLMDLLRKQHEKCLGYSQQLILLGNVAEALKFEKLVEECMKNIDMLKNAHAKGHPVPKCRTEERTMNTVKIHNSLTPNELMLYIIKGINLPCPTGVSPNDLDSTVKFEFPFPNAEEAQRDKTGTVKSTNNPEFKETFKLHINRANRGLKRVFQSKGIKFEIVHKGGLFKTDKVVGTAQLKLESLENQCDVREIIDVMDGRKATGGKLEVKVTIREPLTGADLQAVTEKWLVLDPVSSLPPPERQKDRAPSPRSKPKHEATSRQEATSKHEASSRQEASSKHEASSRSSHSSSSPPQYKLHSFSLLNYDKERLERKIAEYRKAQRPPPSDLVLQHKEVTHRLQWQKAQLEQGSSSLLTEYENVLRRCVLGYSDSVKKHSSQGNKDAAKDALGRFKMVEAELESLLRKRTG; encoded by the exons ATGAGCCGCAGTCGGAACCCCCCTCCCCGGGGTCAAGGGGCGGCGCGAGCCAAACAG ATGGGGCTGCTCCTTGACCTGTCCCCCGgtggagggatggatgatgagGGAAATGATgaagagctggaggcagagCTTCTGAATCTGgtaggaggaggtggagggagatcccaagggaagaaaggtgacGGCAGAG CTCCGGTTCCCATGGCTGATATAGAGCGAATGGCAGCGCTTTGTATGAAAAACCTGGATGATGAGGAAATGGGAGATGAAGATCTGGAGGATGATGAAGACTTGCTG GCAGAACTGAATGAGGTTTTAGAGGATGAGGAACAaactcctcctcccacccctccaGCCATCACACCGACTGTACCCAAAGTGAGGGTCATATCCCACTCATCTCTGCCTGCTGCTCCCGGTGGTGCAACGGAGTTGGAGTCTCTCCTCCTGGAGCGCATTGAGATGTATAAAGCGGCAATTTCAAATGCTAAGGCTGCAGGGGACGCAAGCAAAGTTCGAAGATATGACCGTGGGTCAAAG ACACTGCAGTTCATGTTGACATCTGTCAGGAAAGGGCAGCCAGTCAACAAGGAGGAGATCCCGCCTCCAGTTGCTCTGGGTGGAAAGCCCAGCATCACAGACGATTCTGAATCGATCAGAGAGGAGCGAGAGCTGCCGGGCCCCACGCTCATGCCCTCTCCTCCCACGAACCAGAAACCTCTAAGAGAGGCTGCGCCGGCAGCTCCTAATATGAAGCCACTCCATCTGACCGTGCCCCCAAAGCCTACTGCTGCCTTAACCCCTGGAACACCGGTTATGTCTCCCCTCACCCCCGGCCACCCCAACCCACAGCACTCCG AGCTGAAACAGGCAGTGTTATCCAGACAGAGAGAGTATAAGATTGCTGCTATGCACGCCAAACAGAACTCCGACATAGACCGGGCAAAACAGCACTACCTCACTGCCAAG AAGCTGGACATACTGGTGGAGGCACTGGACAGAGACGAACCCGTCGACCTGCGCTTACTACCTCTTCCTCCTG GGGACGTAGTAGCAGAACATtgtgcacctcctcctcctcagtcttcCTCCAACCCTGCTGCCCCCGCTGCACCTGCACCCACCCTGGAGGCCGCTGCCA ACCGCCCTGCTCCCAGCACTTTGGCAGAAGCCCTGCAGCAGAGGATGGACACTTACAAgtcagctgcagagggagccAAGAGCAAAGGAGATGATCGTAAGGCTCGCATGCACCAGCGCATTGTCAAG CAATACCAGGATGCCATTAGAGCTCACAAAGCTGGACGACCTGTCGACCTGTCCGAACTACCTGTGCCGCCAG gTTGTCCTCCACTTCAGGGCTCAGAGGGGGGTCAGCAGAACTTCATGGGTGTCCTGGAGACGGCCATGAAAATAGCTAATCAGGACGCAGCCGccgaagatgaagaagaggatgaacAAAACGAAGCTGCCAAG CCTGCAGTGCGCCCACCTGCCCAGAAAGCCAAGTCTCCAGCTCCTCAGGCCCCTGGAGGCTCCTCGGCTCTGAAATTGGGCCCTAGAG CCCAGCACCAATTGGATTTCCTGTTGCTAAGGCGACAGGCTTTTATGCGTGCTGCGCTGCGCTCAAAACAGATGAAG GACATGACCGGAGCAGCGCAGCACCTCCGTCACGCCAAGGGACTGGAACACATGGTCACTGCTGCCAAGTCTGGCCTACCTGTTGATATCACAAAG ATTCCCAGTGCTCCAGTCAGCGAGGAGGACTACTCCCTGGCTCGCTCTCggacctcccctctctcctctcgctcCAGTGAACAGTACCATGGCCTCATGGATCTTCTGCGGAAGCAGCATGAG aAATGTTTGGGGTACTCTCAACAGCTCATCCTTTTGGGCAACGTGGCTGAGGCTCTGAA GTTTGAGAAGCTGGTCGAAGAGTGTATGAAGAACATCGACATGCTAAAGAACGCCCATGCCAAGGGCCACCCAGTCCCCAAGTGCCGCACCGAGGAGAGGACAATGAACACCGTCAA gatcCACAACAGCCTGACACCAAATGAGCTGATGCTGTACATCATCAAAGGCATCAACCTACCATGTCCCACGG gtGTCTCACCCAACGATCTGGATTCCACTGTGAAGTTTGAGTTTCCTTTTCCTAATGCG GAGGAAGCTCAGAGGGACAAAACGGGCACTGTAAAGAGCACCAACAACCCTGAGTTTAAAGAGACTTTCAAACTCCACATCAACCGCGCCAACCGAGGCCTCAAACGAGTCTTCCAGTCCAAAGGCATCAAGTTTGAAATCGTCCACAAGGG AGGCCTGTTTAAGACCGACAAAGTTGTGGGTACTGCTCAGCTGAAACTAGAGTCCTTGGAAAACCAGTGTGACGTTAGGGAAATAATAGAC GTCATGGATGGACGGAAAGCTACCGGTGGCAAGTTGGAGGTGAAGGTGACAATCAGAGAGCCTTTAACGGGAGCCGATCTCCAGGCGGTGACGGAGAAATGGCTGGTTCTTGATCCGgtgtcctctcttcctcctccagaaaGACAAAAGGATCGG GCTCCATCTCCTCGATCTAAACCCAAACATGAAGCGACCAGCAGACAGGAAGCGACCAGCAAACATGAAGCGAGCAGCAGACAGGAAGCAAGCAGCAAACATGAagcgagcagcaggagcagtcATTCCAGCAGCTCTCCTCCACAGTACAAACTCCACAGCTTCAGCCTCCTCAACTATGACAAGGAGCGGCTGGAGAGAAAG ATCGCAGAGTATCGAAAGGCGCAGCGGCCTCCCCCGTCTGACCTTGTCCTGCAACACAAGGAGGTCACGCACAGGCTGCAGTGGCAGAAAGCGCAGCTGGAGCAAGGCTCCTCTAGTCTACTCACCG AGTATGAAAATGTCCTGCGGCGCTGCGTCCTGGGGTACTCCGACTCTGTGAAGAAACACTCCAGCCAAGGCAACAAG GACGCTGCCAAGGACGCGCTTGGCAGGTTCAAGATGGTAGAGGCTGAG CTGGAATCGCTCCTGAGGAAACGCACAGGATGA
- the c9h19orf53 gene encoding leydig cell tumor 10 kDa protein homolog, with amino-acid sequence MAQGTKKFKPQRPGSTKKHQQNKQKGPKKGARTIAPKKVQVVEQQKLKKGLEVAIRNKIEQDVTHKASLCLHKPLSVVKGAEGRGNPEGAAHPGTSSK; translated from the exons ATGGCTCAAGGCACCAAGAAGTTTAAACCTCAGCGGCCGGGatccacaaaaaaacaccaacaaaacaaacagaaaggacCAAAGAAAGGAG CGAGGACTATTGCTCCGAAGAAGGTTCAAGTTGTTGAGCAACAGAAACTGAAGAAG GGTTTAGAGGTGGCCATCAGGAACAAGATTGAGCAGGACGTCACGCACAAAGCAAGCTTATGCCTCCACAAGCCGCTGAGCGTGGTCAAAGGAGCCGAGGGGAGAGGCAACCCAGAAGGAGCCGCCCATCCAGGAACCAGCTCCAAATAG
- the khsrp gene encoding far upstream element-binding protein 2 — MTEEFRVPDSMVGLIIGRGGEQINKIQQDSGCKVQIAHDSAGLPDRTVSLTGSPDAIQRAKALIDDIVSRGHETPNGQSGSMQEMIIPAGKAGLIIGKGGETIKQLQERAGVKMILIQDGSQPPNIDKPLRIIGDPYKVQQAKDMVNEILRDRDHAGFGDRSEYGSRMGGGGGGGGGIGGDGGGGIDIAVPRHSVGVVIGRSGEMIKKIQSDAGVKIQFKPDDGTGPEKIAHIMGPPDQCQHAASIITDLLQSIRAREEGGQGGPQGPGGGMSPGGRGRSRGQGSWGPPGGEMTFSIPAHKCGLVIGRGGENVKSINQQTGAFVEISRQPPPNGDPNFKMFIIRGSPQQIDHAKQLIEEKIEAPLCPVGGGPGPGGPIGPYNPNPYNPGPPGGGSHGASPGGPQYCPQGWGSNYQQWQAPGQHDPSKAAAAADPNAAWAAYYAQYYGQQPGGAMAAQGPGPAAAAPGDQGQASQASGGQPDYTKAWEEYYKKMGMAQPAGGAGTAPGPAATTAAAGGAAAGGQQDYSAAWAEYYRQQAAYYGQPGQAPGQGAPSQQGQQAQ; from the exons ATGACGGAAGAGTTCAGGGTGCCTGACAGCATGGTCGGCCTCA TCATAGGCAGAGGAGGTGAACAAATTAACAAAATACAGCAGGATTCTGGCTGCAAGGTCCAGATTGCGCATG aCAGCGCTGGCCTTCCAGACAGAACAGTTTCTCTGACTGGCTCACCAGATGCGATACA GAGAGCCAAGGCCCTTATTGATGACATAGTTTCAAGGGGTCACGAGACACCTAATGGACAGTCAGGTTCCATGCAGGAAATGATCATTCCGGCAGGCAAGGCCGGCCTTATCATAGGCAAAGGAGGAGAGACTATCAAACAGCTACAG GAGAGGGCTGGAGTCAAAATGATTCTTATTCAAGATGGCTCCCAGCCACCCAACATAGATAAACCCCTACGCATCATTGGAGACCCCTACAAAGTGCAG CAAGCAAAGGATATGGTTAATGAGATTCTACGAGACCGTGATCATGCAGGCTTTGGAGACCGGAGTGAATACGGGTCAAGgatgggaggaggtggaggcggtggcggcggcaTAGGAGGCGACGGCGGTGGTGGCATCGAT ATCGCTGTTCCCCGTCACTCTGTTGGGGTTGTTATTGGCCGAAGTGGAGAGATGATCAAGAAGATCCAGAGCGACGCTGGTGTGAAGATACAGTTTAAACCAG ATGATGGTACAGGTCCTGAAAAGATAGCCCATATTATGGGGCCACCAGACCAGTGTCAGCATGCAGCATCAATCATCACAGATCTGCTGCAGAGCATCCGCGCACGAGAAGAGGGCGGACAAGGG GGACCCCAAGGTCCTGGTGGAGGAATGTCCCCTGGTGGGCGGGGTCGAAGTAGAGGCCAGGGGAGCTGGGGTCCTCCGGGAGGAGAGATGACCTTCTCCATTCCTGCCCACAAATGTGGGCTTGTCattggcagaggaggagagaatgtCAAGTCCATCAACCAACAGACTGGTGCATTTGTGGAGATATCTCGTCAGCCACCACCAAACGGCGACCCCAACTTCAAAATGTTCATCATCCGAGGGTCCCCGCAACAAATTGACCATGCAAAGCAGCTCATTGAAGAGAAGATTGAG GCTCCATTGTGTCCAGTGGGCGGTGGGCCGGGTCCAGGCGGGCCAATCGGTCCTTATAATCCAAACCCTTACAATCCAGGACCTCCTGGTGGTGGTTCCCA CGGGGCCTCGCCTGGTGGCCCCCAGTACTGTCCACAGGGTTGGGGAAGTAACTACCAGCAGTGGCAAGCCCCAGGTCAACATGACCCCA GCAAGGCGGCGGCTGCAGCAGACCCAAACGCAGCATGGGCGGCGTACTATGCACAATATTATGGCCAACAGCCAGGAGGTGCCATGGCAGCCCAGGGTCCTGGACCCGCCGCAGCAGCTCCAGGGGATCAGGGCCAAGCATCACAGGCCTCTGGGGGCCAGCCGGACTACACTAAAGCTTGGGAGGAGTACTACAAGAAGATGGGCATGG ccCAGCCAGCCGGAGGGGCTGGAACTGCCCCAGGTCCAGCAGCCACCACTGCGGCAGCAGGCGGCGCTGCAGCTGGAGGCCAGCAGGACTACAGTGCTGCCTGGGCTGAATACTACAGACAGCAGGCTGCCTACTATGGACAGCCTGGTCAGGCCCCTGGACAGGGAGCTCCTTCACAGCAGGGACAACAG GCCCAGTAA
- the mri1 gene encoding methylthioribose-1-phosphate isomerase — MTLEAIRYRAGSLQILNQLLLPHQTAYEELRSVQDAFEAIKCMKVRGAPAIAIVGCLSLAVELRAGAGGDDPVTFIRESLCHLTSARPTAVNMGRAARELMEFAENESMEKNSEQLRESVIAWIEDMLARDVNDNRKIGNYGAQHILSGVPRASVTILTHCNTGSLATAGYGTALGVVRSLHALSRLKRVYCTETRPYNQGSRLTAYEAVAEGIPATLITDSMAALTMREMDITAVVVGADRVVANGDTANKVGTYQLAIAAKHHGIPFYVAAPSTSCDLSLESGRDIIIEVRPPEELTSINGVPIAAPGIEVWNPAFDVTPHQLITGGIITELGVFLPSELQAALTGRLTAL, encoded by the exons ATGACGCTGGAAGCGATCCGCTACCGGGCTGGGTCTCTGCAGATCCtcaaccagctgctgctgcctcaccAGACCGCGTACGAGGAGCTGCGCTCGGTGCAGGACGCCTTCGAGGCCATCAAGTGCATGAAG gtccgCGGCGCCCCGGCCATCGCCATTGTCGGCTGTCTCAGCCTCGCCGTGGAGTTGCGGGCAGGTGCCGGGGGTGATGACCCTGTGACCTTCATCAGAGAGTCTCTGTGTCACCTGACTTCAGCCCGTCCCACCGCCGTTAACATGGGCCGGGCCGCCCGCGAGCTGATGGAGTTTGCCGAGAACGAGAGCATGGAGAAGAACTCTGAGCAGCTCAGAGAAAG TGTAATTGCCTGGATCGAAGACATGCTGGCGCGTGACGTCAATGACAACAGGAAGATCGGTAACTATGGGGCCCAGCACATCCTGTCTGGCGTTCCGAGGGCCTCTGTGACCATCCTCACACACTGCAACACCGGCTCGCTGGCCACGGCTGGATACGGGACCGCTCTCG GTGTGGTGCGAAGCCTCCACGCGCTGAGCAGGCTGAAGCGCGTCTACTGCACGGAGACGAGGCCGTACAACCAGGGGTCCAGACTGACTGCTTACGAGGCTGTGGCCGAGGGAATCCCTGCCACGCTCATCACAGACAGCATGGCGGCCCTCACCATGAGAGAAATGGacatcacag ctgtggTGGTAGGTGCAGACAGGGTGGTTGCTAACGGCGACACGGCCAACAAGGTGGGCACGTACCAGCTGGCCATCGCTGCAAAGCACCATGGGATTCCCTTCTATGTGGCCGCGCCCAGCACATCGTGCGACCTGAGCCTGGAGAGTGGCAGGGACATCATCATAGAAGTGCGTCCCCCTGAGGAGCTGACCAGTATAAACGGAGTCCCCATTGCTGCCCCAG GCATCGAGGTGTGGAACCCGGCGTTCGACGTGACCCCTCACCAGCTCATCACAGGGGGCATCATCACAGAGCTGGGAGTCTTCCTCCCCTCTGAGCTGCAGGCAGCGCTCACCGGCCGCCTCACTGCCCTCTAG
- the si:ch211-196h16.12 gene encoding regulator of G-protein signaling 5, translated as MCKGLSSLPSSCLEKAKEMRVKLSHLAETHHKQKGQDGKALQDLETLLNSKGGRQAFRDFLRSEFSEENLEFWLACEDYRVASLNMQKTKSSSIYSQFINPDAPQEVNLDAETREALLSVSDFPSADTFNDAQQRIYNLMAKDSFPRFLRSPQCMEAIKAL; from the exons ATGTGTAAAGGGCTTTCCTCCTTGCCTTCATCATGCTTGGAGAA ggcaAAGGAGATGCGGGTGAAGCTAAGCCATCTGGCTGAAACGCACCACAAGCAAAA GGGCCAGGATGGAAAAGCTCTTCAGGACCTGGAAACTCTGCTTAACAGCAAAG GCGGTCGGCAGGCGTTTCGTGACTTCCTGCGCTCAGAGTTTAGTGAGGAGAACCTTGAGTTCTGGCTGGCCTGTGAGGACTACAGGGTTGCTTCCTTAAACATGCAGAAGACCAAGTCAAGCAGCATCTACAGCCAGTTTATCAACCCTGATGCTCCACAGGAG GTCAACTTGGACGCTGAAACCCGAGAGGCTCTGTTGAGTGTGAGTGACTTTCCATCCGCCGACACATTCAACGATGCTCAGCAGAGAATCTACAACCTGATGGCCAAAGACTCCTTCCCGAGGTTCCTGCGCTCCCCTCAGTGCATGGAGGCCATCAAAGCTCTCTGA
- the slc25a23a gene encoding mitochondrial adenyl nucleotide antiporter SLC25A24, producing MRPPRTWFPSAHCQNSEAPGPDQEREKRWAQLFDQLDLNKDGHIDIIELRTGLAGRGLSKASLEKIVEAGDTNQDGVLDFKEFTQFLRAHEKDLKLMFRSLDKNNDGQIDAAEIQHSLHTIGVEVSLEDATRILQRMDKDGTMTIDWNEWRDFFLFKPLTNIEDVARYWKRSMMLDIGEQLTVPDDFTEEEKKSGYVWRQLMAGAFAGSVSRTGTAPLDRLKVFRQVHGFVDFKGNVLSSFRYMLKEGGLRSLWRGNGINVLKIAPETAIKFTAYEKIKNMMRSHNETRNLRVHERFVAGSLAGATAQTAIYPMEVLKTRLTLGKTGQYSGIAVCAKQILQREGITAFYKGYVPNLLSIVPYAGIDLAVYETLKFTWLNRNRGLADPGVMVLVGCGAVSSTCGQLASYPLALIRTRMQAQASVKGAPKPSMLASLQSIVTQEGVAGLYRGISPNLLKVIPAVSVSYVVYEYTRIVLGVDIEGGI from the exons ATGAGACCCCCTCGGACCTGGTTCCCTTCGGCACACTGCCAGAACAGCGAGGCCCCGGGTCCGGACCAGGAGAGGGAGAAGCGCTGGGCTCAGCTGTTTGATCAGCTGGACCTCAACAAAGATGGACACATCGACATCATCGAACTGCGGACAGGGTTGGCGGGAAGAGGGCTTTCGAAAGCCTCCCTGGAGAAG ATTGTGGAGGCCGGGGACACCAACCAGGATGGCGTACTGGACTTTAAAGAGTTCACCCAGTTTCTTCGTGCCCATGAAAAAGACCTCAAGCTCATGTTTAGAAGCCTGGACAAGAACAATGACG GTCAGATAGATGCAGCAGAGATCCAGCACTCTCTACACACCATTGGTGTGGAGGTTAGCCTCGAGGATGCCACCAGGATACTGCAAAG AATGGACAAAGACGGAACCATGACCATTGACTGGAATGAGTGGCGGGACTTCTTCCTGTTCAAGCCTCTCACAAACATAGAGGACGTGGCGCGCTACTGGAAACGTTCAATG ATGTTGGACATAGGCGAGCAGTTGACAGTCCCGGATGATTtcactgaggaggagaagaagtctGGCTATGTGTGGCGGCAGCTGATGGCCGGAGCCTTCGCCGGATCTGTATCTCGCACTGGGACTGCACCATTAGACCGCCTCAAAGTCTTCCGACAG GTTCATGGTTTCGTTGATTTTAAAGGAAATGTGCTGAGCAGCTTTCGGTACATGCTTAAAGAAGGAGGACTGCGGTCGCTGTGGAGAGGCAATGGAATCAACGTGCTTAAAATTGCCCCGGAAACTGCTATCAAGTTTACAGCTTATGAAAAG ATCAAGAATATGATGCGTAGCCATAATGAGACAAGAAATCTGAGGGTTCATGAGAGGTTTGTTGCTGGCTCTTTGGCTGGAGCTACAGCTCAGACCGCCATCTACCCAATGGAG GTGCTGAAGACCCGTCTCACACTTGGAAAAACAGGGCAGTACTCAGGAATAGCAGTCTGTGCCAAACAGATCCTACAGAGAGAAGGTATCACAGCCTTCTACAAAGGCTATGTACCCAACCTGCTCAGTATTGTCCCTTACGCCGGCATCGACCTGGCTGTCTATGAG ACTCTGAAGTTTACCTGGCTGAACAGGAACAGGGGTTTAGCTGACCCAGGCGTCATGGTGCTGGTCGGCTGTGGTGCCGTTTCCAGCACTTGTGGGCAGCTGGCGAGTTACCCGCTGGCACTGATCCGCACTCGAATGCAGGCACAAG CTTCGGTGAAGGGAGCCCCTAAACCCTCTATGTTGGCCTCGCTCCAAAGCATTGTGACGCAGGAGGGCGTGGCCGGACTTTATCGAGGGATTTCCCCCAACCTGCTGAAAGTCATTCCTGCTGTCAGCGTGTCCTACGTCGTCTATGAATACACAAGGATAGTCCTGGGAGTGGACATTgagg GTGGTATATAG